The window GAAGTTACCCAATGCAGTACCGAAGTAAACCGGAGTCAACTCGCCAGCAAGGAACAGTTCGTGATCAAACTCAGGACATGCGCCAATAACCAATTCAAGCTCTTCACGAACGCTGCTCGCCAGATCTTCGCCAACAGCTTCGTCTAGTTCAGGGTTATCTAGACCTTTGATGATACGAACTTCTTGGATCTCATGGCCATGGCCAGATTCATACAAGATCGTTTCATCACGGTGAATGTGGTAAACGCCTTTAAACTCTTTACCACAACCGATAGGCCAAGAGATTGGAGCACAAGCCATACCTAGCTCGCTTTCCACTTCATCTAGCACTTCCATTGGGTCACGAACATCACGGTCAAGTTTGTTCATAAACGTTACGATTGGTGTATCACGTAGACGTGTTACTTCCATCAGTTTACGAGTACGATCTTCGACACCTTTTGCGGCATCGATAACCATCAAACAAGAGTCAACCGCTGTTAGTGTACGGTACGTATCTTCCGAGAAATCTTCGTGTCCTGGAGTATCGAGTAGGTTTACTAGGCAATCGTTGTATGGGAATTGCATTACAGACGTAGTTACCGAGATACCACGTTCTTTTTCCATCTCCATCCAGTCAGATTTAGCGTGCTGGTTAGAGCCACGGCCTTTTACGGTACCCGCTTTTTGAATCGCGTTTCCGAATAAAAGAACTTTTTCAGTAATCGTGGTTTTACCCGCATCCGGGTGAGAGATAATTGCAAACGTTCTACGTTTGCTCACTTCTTGTTGGAAAGACATAGTCGCCCTTTGCTGATCTAAAGCGTAAAAAGGGCAAGTAGATAATACTTGCCCTTGAATTCTGTGTGCGGATTATACAGAAAGCGTATCACTTTCTAAAGGGTCAGTTTACACCCTATTTTGAGACTAATTCTGTGGTTAGTTATTTAGTCGGCTAAAAACGTAACATGACTAGCTAAAAGACATGAAAAGATAGCTCATAATGATCGCATCTTCGTTGCCTTGCTTAGTTGGGTAATAGTTACGACGACGGTCAACTTCATTAAAGCCAGCCTTCTCGTAAAGATTAAACGCATTCACATTACTTTCGCGAACTTCCAGCCAAGCACTTTCAGCGTCAGCTTGTTCACACATATCGAGAAAGTGCTCAACCAAAGCTTTGCCGTAACCTTTACCTTGCTGCTTGGGGTCAACTGCTATCGTCAGCAAAGTCACTTCACCGACAATGTTCTGAGCATAGAAATAGCCGACAACCTCTCCGTCCACCTCTAAAACACGGTGGCAGCCTCCACGGCTACTAAGATCACGAATCATGTTTTCAGACCAAGGATGAGAATGCGCGGTCTGCTCTATCTGCCAAATAGCGTCGAGGTGTTGTTCTGAAGTGGGTAATAATTGATTAGTCATAAGCACAAATTTGTTGCCATAAGTCGCGGCGATGTTGGTTATTACCGTTAATGTCAGACAGTAATGGAGATTGAAGTGTTTTTGCCTTCAGTTCATGGGCAGAGTCACAACCAGCAAACCATACCCATTCAACCGAACCTAAATCCACAGCAGACAAGTGTTGCGGTTGAAGGTGTAAAGCTTGAGATAAGTCGAGCTTGATACTTTTAAGTACGCGTTCAAACATCACGGCGAGATCTTCCTGAGGTTTTTCAGCAGAAACCAATAGTAACTTGCAGTCGCTCGATAGCGGAATCAATTCAGATTCGTAGCCAGCCAAGCGCTCTGGATGACTAAGCTCCCATTGGCTAATGCCCATCTCTTGCAGGTATTGTGCGTGTGTTTGTGACATATCTAGCGGTGTAACCTTAGGTTTATTGGTATTGGTCTTGTTAGAG of the Vibrio lentus genome contains:
- the rimI gene encoding ribosomal protein S18-alanine N-acetyltransferase codes for the protein MTNQLLPTSEQHLDAIWQIEQTAHSHPWSENMIRDLSSRGGCHRVLEVDGEVVGYFYAQNIVGEVTLLTIAVDPKQQGKGYGKALVEHFLDMCEQADAESAWLEVRESNVNAFNLYEKAGFNEVDRRRNYYPTKQGNEDAIIMSYLFMSFS
- a CDS encoding DNA polymerase III subunit psi, which translates into the protein MSQTHAQYLQEMGISQWELSHPERLAGYESELIPLSSDCKLLLVSAEKPQEDLAVMFERVLKSIKLDLSQALHLQPQHLSAVDLGSVEWVWFAGCDSAHELKAKTLQSPLLSDINGNNQHRRDLWQQICAYD